The genomic DNA CCACAAAAAGCGAAACCGTGACCTTGATACCATGTCGATCGTGTTGTTTTTCCGTTCGTATTGATCGTGTcaatcgtgtcgttcgtgtcgatcgtcccgttaaaatgggacaacggattaagtatgtagcccgcaaacacacttaaccatttaaccagtcgcagaacttgccgcctaaCAGGCttgaacccaggaacttagggttagtatccactTCTTATTGCTGCTaagctagaagaggggataaaaatCTTGTGaatcacacttttttatattcattttttatcctCTCagcaaaccacccaccaatattagtcgacctcaattgatgacacacctcatatatctcgtcaaactcaaccactaatcctccaattgaccatcatcttgtaactcacactttttcatatgcctctttatccctcgacaaaccacccactgaccctaatcttgtgactcacactttttcatatgcctctatccctcgacaaaccactcaccaatcttagtcaacctctcttttactctcacttcaacaaatcaacaaccaatctcaaCTAATCACAGATCTCTTATCCaatgtcaaaccaaccactaaccatcacccgacattcatcttgtgacctcacactttcaaatgctcgtcaaaccaaccattaattccaacctcacactcgacaaatcacccaccacccgaccttcatcttaTGACCtaacactttcaaatgttcaccaaatcaaccactaattccgacctcgcactcgacaaaccacccaccacccgacctccatcttgtgacttcacactttcaaattcttgtcataccaaccattaattccgacctcacacccgacaaaccactcactacccgaccatcatcttgtgatctcaaactttcaaatgttcgccaaaccaatcattaattctgacctcacactttcatatgtctataatttgtttaaaagttgtgccaccatatattatagtcaagaatacattcttgaaaatataaatttccaTGTTTTGGGATTCAAACTCTAGTCTTAatcatgaaatgtgaacacttaaaccgctagaccacttatgattgttgaaataattttattattttgtgtatgtatatatatattgtatttaatatttattaccaattagttaatttttatattaacctaacaattatttatattcgtaaagaaaatattatatatatatatgagagagaaaatgtatttgtataaaattaattatgaaaataatataatatatatatataaggtaacaaataaatataaaattatgaaggtacgtgcatttataataaacaaaaaattgttttttatattattttatatatatatatatatatatatatatatatatatatatatatatatatatatatatatataatcgatataaaaatgattaaggTAAGTACATTTATaatcaaaaaaaatgtttatatcttaatttaatttaatattaatttatatataataatgaaaaacaaaatttaattaagaaaaatagagtaggagagaagagaaagaaaataccTGACGTGAATTATATACCTAATAACGTGGATTAATATGGTGTTGGTTgactttaaacattatatatatatatatatatatatatatatatatatatatatatatatatatatatatatatatatatatatatatatatatatatatataaaatgttatttcttattgtttaattctttaatttaatttaatatatttaattaatttttataaattttaatattgtaagAGATTTATGCTAGTGtcaattacttattattattaaatgattgATTTCACTTATTAACTGTCTTAATAGTCTAATATGTTCACttgattgatgaaaaaatatatttgagattATAAAAGAAGTTGGACCagttatttttatcataaacaACTACATCTTGTCATACCCAATTCATCCCATAAGATACCTTTCCAAAAAACAAAACTGTGGCAAAATCCATGGTAAGAATcaatagaattttatttatttagttactAATATGTTTTAACATTTCTTATTGCAACTAACATAATAGAATTCAATTACAAAACTTCGAGAAAATCAATGTTTTTCGCCATCTCTGGGTTCATAGAATGCCTCAAAATAGGTACCAGGAATTTCAGAAGGACAAGACAGCGTTGCAACAGACCTGAACTGTTTCTCAGAAATACAACAACCATAGAACAGAACAAATAATCCTTAGTTAGAAGAATAAACCGCCAAGTTCCAGTTAATAGATACAGCATGTTTAATTAATGTTCAATACCTTAGACTTGGAGTATTTTTCCTTCACAGCTCTCAAAAAGACTCCTTTTTTATCCAACACCAAATCTTGAAGGTAATTGACACAATGCTTCAGATTGGGAGGTGTATAACTTGAGTAGCATTGTAAAGACATGTTCTGCAACAttacacaaacaaacaaaaacataagTGAACAATAAATTCAGTTTTGCTTTTGTATAGTCCATAACATAATTCCGGGGCAATACCACAAATAGGTTTAATATAGATGGTAGAGAATAATGTGTTTGTTAAGAAGGAATTATTATCAAACTAGGCCGATCTTTTATACACCTAATTATTCTATTATTCTTTATAGTGTATGAAAGCGGAAGAACATGACTATAGAGTGTCATTCTAGTTCTCcctaattcaaaaaataaaagtataagaAAACTCGAATCCATGATTTTAGGTACATGATTTCTTACACTTTATCACTGAAATAACGATTCTTCATTGTAGTATCCCACTGTAATAGTTAATCAATcccaaatatatgaaatttccCGTCTCTTTAAAATTCTACATTAACAATAGGTGAAACTAGCAGAGTGCACATAGTTATATCATACATGTTGCTAAAGGAAAACAATAATCCTTGATTGAAGTATCAGCTCAAGTAGAATTAAAGACATGCTTACCCATGGATGTTCCTTTGGTTGCATTATGAATCTGGAAAGGAAGACGACTGATGCAGCAATCAATGACGGTGAGAAACTTATACATCTATAGTCCATCAAACTAAGCTCTGCAAGGTAATGTACCAAAAACCTTAAATCCAGACACTGCAGAAGAAAATAGAGAATTGAAACAACTTGGTGATATTATTGTGATTATGAAAGGAATCAAATGTGAAGAAGGGATTAACAAACACAAATACAGCACACACACTGAAGATTTCATGAAAAATCCTATTGAAAGTCCtgcatttttataattaaagatcTTAGGCCAGACATATAATTATAAACAGAGAGAGGCAAAGTGACCTTGACAAGTTCTTACCTGAGAAATGTCATAACAGTTGGATTACccatttcaaaattcaaaacctTGACAACTTCCTTCTCCATATTCATCACCTGATCGTATGAAAGGAATCGTAAATTTTATTAGACCGCAGTAAAAAACAAGATCCACTAACTCTATAACATTAATTTGCATAACTCACTTCATCTTTCCTATATGTATTGTCCGTTACATAGCAAAATTCTTCAACATTTGGAGGACGGAGCTCACCATATTTGCTGCATCATTCAGCACAATATAACTAAGAGAATATTATACTAATAACCAATGGTTTTTCATGTGCATACATACGAAGCGATTAGAATACAGGTAACACCGAGAAGCTGAAGCTCGGCTTCCTTTATTGCCCGTTGTGATAAGAATCTATCAATATAAGATGCTGTGAGATAAAGGGTGTCTGGTTCAAGTCTGTATTCTTTTGAAACCTCAACCAACCAATCCAATAGTATTCCTCTCATAGCCGGAGTAATAATGTTCTTCTGAACTTTCTTCATGTAACCTGGTAATGGCCTCCTCTTCTCTTCCACCTGTGACAGAGATTGATAAGAAATAAGAGATACCCAATTCATTACAAGGATAAAACGTTTCATACTCACTATTGAAACTTGAAAAACGAATATCTTCAGTATACCTCAAGAGAGCGAAGATGTTGGTACATAAATGATGAATTAGGTTTCGAGACAACACGCTCATCCTCAAAGTCGCGTTTAATTTGATCATCTTCATGTGATTTCGTAGCTACAATCTCCTCCTCTTGATTTTTATTCTTGGCCGTCTTCAATTCGATGTTGAGATTACGGATGTCGTCGCATAAGGAATTCTGAATAAGATGGTCCGATTCAGTGAGATCAGTTAGAGGCACTCGGTTCTTGGTATCAGGAGATTGATTAATCGACGAGGCCATGGATGAAGCGCGAGTTATCCTGCTAGCTGATGCACTTTACTAGCATTCTCAAAGAGAAAAAGCACACCGCTGGAGTATTTGGAACATCGTCATTTCAAGTTTCAACAAAGTTAGTATTTGGCGCCTCTTGAAACCGCTTTGTTTCCTTTCTCTAAGCCTCCTTTGATATGGGGTTATTTCAAGGGTTTTTTGGGTTGTTGAATCCAATTAATAggttaatattatttactaatttagttgataatttaaataatatattttcaaaataaatattctcaaaTAAACACCTaattctcaaatattttttaaaaatatatgggTAAAATTTCAATCAACCACAATAAAGAGCCGAATctaataattcaaccaaaattaaaataaatttggtttaaaCAGTTGAAATGAGTGTTACACTAAAGCATCCATAAATGAATATgccagttcagatcttctgctaccgattgccgtgttcccctgtggcggaccaatcagattgcagcattattattttaataataaatcaatctgggcaggagacggagggagggggaatccggaatccgggttatggcccgggttcacaccagacgccgttaacggaagcgcccgttaacgccaggaaataatataatattaagataatacccagataagatatcttcgctctgatctacacgcccgttgccatgaccctcatgtaaaccccgcatacccacccatgcgaagaacgcctgccgttcatgaaaatacacttacacgtccatgtaaagaccgaattgacagggatattatatttacgtttattaaatattagtttaatttattaaaaaacacaggcagcgatataattcattcatttaatttttttctatgattttatatttttttttttatttaatttttttttacctcgagactctctggagcgaagatatatttgcttcaattaattttaataaaaacctcatgtaaaacccccctacccacacatgtaaagaccgcttgcctaccatgtaaagacacttacccgtttatgtgaagaccaaaattacatggattttatatttccgtttattaaatattaattcaattaattgaagatgacatgcagcgaccgaagaaatcttcgcctcaattaccggctagtttttttttccaattttttttttatttcattttttttgcctcgagactctctggagcgaagatatatttgcttcaattaattttaataaaaacctcatgtaaaacccccctaggcacccatgtaaagaccgcttgactaccatgtaaagacacttacccgtttatgtgaagaccaaaattacatggattttatatttccgtttattaaatattaattcaattaattgaagatgacatgcatcaaccgaacaaatcttcgcctcaattaccggctattttttttcataatttttttttatttcattttttttgcctcgagactatctggagcgaagatatatttgcttcaattcattctaataaaaacatcatgtaaaacccccctacccacccatgagaagaccgcttgactaccatgtaaagacacttacccgtttatttaaagaccaaaatgacatggattttatatttccgcttattaaatattaattcaattaattgaagatgacatgcagcaaccgaacaaatcttcgcctcaattaccggcttgtttttttttccaatttcttttttatttcattttttttgcctcgagactctctggagcgaagatatatttgcttcaattaattttaataaaaacctcatgtaaaacccccctaggcacccatgtaaagaccgcttgactaccatgtaaagacacttacccgtttatgtgaagaccaaaattacatggattttatatttccgtttattaaatattaattcaattaattgaagatgacatgcagcaaccgaacaaatcttcgcctcaattaccggctattttttttcataatttttttttatttcattttttttgcctcgagactatctggagcgaagatatatttgcttcaattcattctaataaaaacatcatgtaaaacccccctacccacccatgagaagaccgcttgactaccatgtaaagacacttacccgtttatttaaagaccaaaatgacattgattttatatttccgtttattaaatattaattcaattaattgaagatgacatgcagcaaccgaaca from Impatiens glandulifera chromosome 9, dImpGla2.1, whole genome shotgun sequence includes the following:
- the LOC124915830 gene encoding putative cyclin-A3-1 — encoded protein: MASSINQSPDTKNRVPLTDLTESDHLIQNSLCDDIRNLNIELKTAKNKNQEEEIVATKSHEDDQIKRDFEDERVVSKPNSSFMYQHLRSLEVEEKRRPLPGYMKKVQKNIITPAMRGILLDWLVEVSKEYRLEPDTLYLTASYIDRFLSQRAIKEAELQLLGVTCILIASKYGELRPPNVEEFCYVTDNTYRKDEVMNMEKEVVKVLNFEMGNPTVMTFLRTFNRIFHEIFSCLDLRFLVHYLAELSLMDYRCISFSPSLIAASVVFLSRFIMQPKEHPWNMSLQCYSSYTPPNLKHCVNYLQDLVLDKKGVFLRAVKEKYSKSKFRSVATLSCPSEIPGTYFEAFYEPRDGEKH